The sequence below is a genomic window from Uranotaenia lowii strain MFRU-FL chromosome 2, ASM2978415v1, whole genome shotgun sequence.
TCAACTGATGTGTTTTTGTTTCCAAAGCAAAGCTTATGTAATATCGACGCGAGGAGGAGTTGTCTTTATTATTCCTTCTGTTGGCGGTACAATAGCTCGATAGGTGTTTTAttacattaaaatattatattgCGGTCAACATGTTGGCAGGAATTGTGCGAAATTATTCGTTTGTAAACAAAGGTGTTCAATTTTCTAGAAATCTATCCATTTCGAGTTCACGATGGAGTTCAGTAGGGTCACAGCATGTTCAAGAATTGCAGGTAATGCCTGTTCGAGGTCAGTAGAGGTATgttgaaatgattgatttttgctatttttttaccAGCTAACATACCTTACCGGGGAGGACAAGCAGGGCATCGCTGTGATTGGACTGAACCGCCCAAAGGCAAAAAATTCCTTCAGCAAGGCTCTTGTTCAACAGCTGCTGGATACAGTGGATGTGTTGGCGCACGATAAAAACGTCCGGGTGGTAATCCTTCGTAGTTTGGTCCCAGGAATTTTCTGCGCTGGAGCCGATTTGAAAGAAAGAGCATCGATGAGTCCACAGGATGTGGGACGGTTCGTATCCAAGTTAAGACAGATGATGACGAGTATTGAGCAGCTTCCTGCTCCTGTTATCGCAGCTATTGATGGACCAGCTCTTGGGGGAGGTTTAGAAATGGCCCTGGCATGCGATATGCGGGTGGTAACGAGCAGCGTGAAACTGGGCCTGGTTGAAACCAAGCTGGGAATCATTCCAGGTGCTGGTGGAACCCAACGATTGCCGAGGATCTTGAATCCAGCCGTTGCCAAGGAGCTGATTTTCACAGCCCGACAGATAACTGGTGATGAAGCAAAATCCTTAGGAATCGTGAACTATTCTGTTCCAGCAAACAAGGAGTCGGATGCTGCTTATCAAAAGGCATTACAGCTAGCGATGGAGATAGTTCCGAATGGACCGGTTGGTGTACGGATGGCCAAGAAAGCGATTGATAAGGGCTTGCAGGTAGATTTGGCAACCGGTTGCGCCATCGAGGAAGCTTGTTATGCCCAGATAATACCGACAAAAGATCGACTCGAAGGACTGAAAGCATTCGCGGAGAAGAGGAAGCCCAAGTTTATTGGAGAGTAGAAATTCCATTTTATATTCAATGGTTTCTTGGTTTGAAAATCACAAACCTTTTTTCTAATTCCGTGTATTGTGGTTTTAAAAAACTTCGCAATTAAGTTCTATACAAACAACTTTGATTCATAATATTTAACTGAGTCCTTGCTGggttaacttttttgaaactgaATACGAATATGTTGTTCAGTTGCAACACAGAATTACAGGTTGagtaaaaccaataaaaaaatagaaatatccAAATTCCGCATAAAATCATGTGATAGAAAAGTGCATTTATTTTCTAAACCTCGATTCCACTGAGGTTTTAAAGCTGTGGTCAAACCATACATTAAAGATAAGTTTCTCGtagaataaaaacaattacaaagttcaaataaactagcgttttattttatattcagcAGCTGGATCAGTTGGCGTTTGGTATCTTCCGGAGAGGTCACTTTGTGTCCAATCGTTCTGGCATCctcgaaaatttcatgatcgtTACCTCCTGGGTCAGTTTTGTCTCCGAAGAAGTGAATTTCCCTAAAACTGTCAGTACAATTGATTAGTAAATTATGCATTTAGGAAATGAGTTAACATCCTTAGGACCATtcgataaattaaaattaagtcaATAGTTTCGTACCTAGTTCCTTTGGTGACGTGTCTAAGGCAGTAAGTTTTGTCCCAACCATTAGGGAACACGTCGAAGCTGATCTGTCCGCCAATACTGTAGGTGAGATCTACCTCGCTGAATTCTTTCCTCAATGCGTTGATCATTGTCTGTCGTACTTTATGATCTTTATCGTACTCGAAGAACGCGGCTCGCTCTTCCGGCGAGCAGTTCCGCCCAATAGGGCTCACGTTGATCATGCCACTTCGGAATTCGATGAAAGTTCCCCTTTTGACAGGAATTTTAAGTTCAGACAAATAACGAAGGCAGAAATTGATAAACTTTTGGAGAGTTTCTTCACCCAAATATGCTGTTAATGAAGCCTTGTCAGTCTGTTCTCCTTTGACGTACGATACCAGTCCATTCTCCGGAAAAACGTAGTCGAATTTATTCAGTATCTCGCGGCCATTCAGTTGTTCAAACATTTTATCCAAATCGGATCCTCCCACCAGTCCTATGGTTGCTCTGGGCTTGACATCCCGGTAAAGGAATTCCTTGAACGACGGTTCTATGGCAAGTCGTGGCTTAGTTAACGTACCGTCCACATCAAACAACAACAGGATTTCTTCGCGCTTCACAGCCATTTTGCAAGTAGTTGACGAAGCCCTTCCGATAAACGATACTAATCTACGAAGCGGCCTGAGTTGAACTAGTAACATTCGATGAGTAATACGCTACACGGTACGCAATTTTCATAGGCTTCAATGGAAAAACAAACATCAATGATGTGGAAGGAAATATGCCGGGTAAACAAACAGAAGGGTTAGTCGCATATTACGTTACCTTAAAAGTCTAAAGTTAAGACTTTCATCAGTTTCCAATTCCTCtgtaaagctttttttttcaggaaaattgTGACAGGAGCGATAACTTATTCAACCAATGAACTTGTTACGTAATTTGTGGCCAACTTAGAAAGTATAGAATAAGGTGCAATCGCGTTGATTCACACTTATTCGCGTATGTGTTGGATACGTGTACATTTTCGACAGTTCACTTCCATTCTGCAGCTGATTGCATTAGTGAGACGGTGCACGCTTTTTACttttcaaccaaaaataaatgaCCCGctacactagactgagtcgatttgtgatcatttttaaatttctcaaaccctggggtccaaAAGCTTCGTTTAGGCCCAAAACCCATGCAGGATTTTAAAcatgttaaacagctaataactattTTGCCTtttaagatacgaagttacagtctgaGACAtaattgttcagcggaaaatttaggTTCGGTTCTACAAATAAaccaaaatgatgttgatttttcagtaccaattattcaatttttccatacaaacctttaagttcaattttactcaagtaaacgttacttacaaattcttcaaaaaatcatggatgagtttttaacCAAATCGAAGCTGTTTAGACCCCTATATCTCGATAGaagaatgtcttacaaatatcaaatgatctagaaaaatgtgctaaacagaacaaaacaacaatgctgttttctcaacaaatttaaaaaaaaaatgtttaattttgttcgaaaaattaaaaaaaatgtgatttgaagatctttatttttatcacttttaaatgtttctcacatgacaaaattataataaaaatatttattcccaAATGTCAATCGTAAGAGTATaatagagtatggtggggtaaaagtacgaccttagtgctatcctatttttagaaaattttgcagttgattttctaaataaccaagaacagcattggatttcttagacttttatcttctaaaaaattacgaagataatcgatcaacgcatttgatagcagtagtgaaaacgccaaactgctatcgaaacgtactcttaccccacctctggggcaaaagttcgaatgatgtggggtaataGTACGACCATTCAGAATTCCACAATTTTGCATGAAGtcaagaggaaaattatttaatatcaaTCTTTGCTTACTTCTGTGTTCGTTTCTGATACATATCCTATACATGGGCAAACAACCTGTGCGGATTTAGAGTTCTTCACTAATTGTCCATATTCAACAGGTTTAcgaaatccagttctcatcgtatttgagcaatttttcgcgcgagcaagtctttgttaaaacataaatatgcgctgatgttcTCAGTGAATTTTAGAAAGAAGTTAAAACTTTCCACACAGATTTACTTCTGTAGATC
It includes:
- the LOC129745275 gene encoding phosphomannomutase — protein: MLLVQLRPLRRLVSFIGRASSTTCKMAVKREEILLLFDVDGTLTKPRLAIEPSFKEFLYRDVKPRATIGLVGGSDLDKMFEQLNGREILNKFDYVFPENGLVSYVKGEQTDKASLTAYLGEETLQKFINFCLRYLSELKIPVKRGTFIEFRSGMINVSPIGRNCSPEERAAFFEYDKDHKVRQTMINALRKEFSEVDLTYSIGGQISFDVFPNGWDKTYCLRHVTKGTSFREIHFFGDKTDPGGNDHEIFEDARTIGHKVTSPEDTKRQLIQLLNIK
- the LOC129745274 gene encoding methylglutaconyl-CoA hydratase, mitochondrial; the encoded protein is MLAGIVRNYSFVNKGVQFSRNLSISSSRWSSVGSQHVQELQLTYLTGEDKQGIAVIGLNRPKAKNSFSKALVQQLLDTVDVLAHDKNVRVVILRSLVPGIFCAGADLKERASMSPQDVGRFVSKLRQMMTSIEQLPAPVIAAIDGPALGGGLEMALACDMRVVTSSVKLGLVETKLGIIPGAGGTQRLPRILNPAVAKELIFTARQITGDEAKSLGIVNYSVPANKESDAAYQKALQLAMEIVPNGPVGVRMAKKAIDKGLQVDLATGCAIEEACYAQIIPTKDRLEGLKAFAEKRKPKFIGE